CAGacaagtaaaaatataaatttttaaaagagttctTTTTGTGTGCTTGACAACAGACTCTTACCACAATATACAAACGTGCTCCCAAATTCTGTAGGTTATTGATattttccattgcaattgttggTTTTGATGTTTGATGCAGAATCTTACAATGTAACACAGACTGACTTTGAACCCATAATCCTATTGCTTCATCCTTCTGACTAACAGGATCACAGATGACCACCTCTGTGACAGAGGCTCTAATCATGATAGAAAGTGATTTTTCTGATATATTGTTGGACAATGGGATGAGGGAGTCATGGTATGGACAGAGGCAGTCTCAGGTCTGGGGATGAAATTTGGAAGGCCATATCTAAGCACTACTGTGAGAGGGAGGACTCTGGGATTAGGATGTAAGTTCAGCTCCATCTACCTTTCTTCAGGGAAACCAAGACCCCTGGCAGATGTGGTACAGGTAGCCATGGGAGAAGCGGCTATCAAATTCCTGCTTCTTGGGATCTGCTTCTTCTTCCTCAGGTGAGTGTTGCTCCTTGGACGAGAGAAAGGTTTGGGATTCAGGCAGGGAGTTTGTGGGTACTAACAGTTCCTCACTGTGATGGAGCTATCTGTCAAGTCTGGCCACTTGGGGAACgtcaagacaaagttctctagagaaacagaactgataaaatgtatgtatacacacacacacacacacacacacacacatacacacacactggagtTATTACAGTGGCTTATGGGCTATGGTCTACAGTCCTACTATTTCAACAATGTCTGTCTTCTCACGGAAAGTCCAAGAGCCAAATAACTTGTTCAGTCTACAAGGCTGGATATCTCAGCTGGTCTCCTGGATACATGGAATCTCAAAGAAGTAGACTCTAATACCACTGAAGGGATCAACTTGCCAGAAAGTGTGagaacaagcaagcaaagaacaAACGTTTCtgtcttccatgtcttttatataggctgccaccagaagctgTGGCCCAGATGTAAGGTCTACCTCCCTACCTCAAAATATCTAAATTTACAATAGGCCTTCCCAGCTTAAATGATTCAATCAAGAAAAATCCTTCACAGGAGTACTTCACCATTTGGCTTAATTCCAGATAAAGTCAAAATGACACCTGAGAATCACCATCATAGGAAGAAGGCTGTCTTCCACAGCTAGGAGGTCCTGTGCCCTGTGtatctccccccccaccccccccccgccagccACCCTTACAGTCCATGACAGGAGTTCAGGACAAGAAGAGACTACTACACCTGCTCCCTTTCATGCCCACATTGAAGGCTCTGTCTCCTCACTCAGCAAGAGATCCCATACGAAGAGAGTGGAGAGACCAGCAACACACATGGATCAGGCACACGCTGTCATGGATTAGTCTCTCAGGTGAGTGATATGGGATCCCAGCATTTGATGTGCTTCAGGGCTCTTCCCTGTGGTGGACCCAGTATGGCCTGGCTTAGCATGGCCACTGGCTATCTGCTTACCCTCCTGTGAATCCACATCGCTATTGTGTCCCATGATCTCCTGGATCAGCGGTTCCATTTCTTTCTAGAACTGACTGTGATTCTTTATGGTCAACTCTCTTCACCCTCACCCCATGACCTATACTGACCCCTTTATTCACCCAATCTTGATCATCCCCGAACCTCATCTTCCCATACTCACTGACTCTCCCTTGCATCCTGCCTCTGTAACAGGGCTCCAGATCTTAGGAGGCCTCCAGACCTTAGCACCACTCATTCCATAATGGGAGTACTATTCAGGCCATAAAACTCAGCACATAAACAGTTACACcagccaaaatgaaaacaaagacctaatccatcaaagtccatagttctgggaaaatCTTTAAAGATACTAACCTggtcttttggcttctgtagtcctgCTTCTGACGAACTGTATTTGTTAACTGAAATATGTCAAACTAAAACCGTGTTTTTGTACTTAAAGGCTCATGCCGAGAAAGGTTTGATTGCTCCATTGGGATGCCACACACCCAGTGCAGTTGCCAGCCAgctaatataatttttatattggaTTAATCCAGTGTGTGAACAGTCTTCCCTGGTGGATTCCTCCCAACATTTCTGGAGGTTCCATCAAGATTCCACAGAGACCAGACCCTGAGACACTGGGGGTCTCAGAGCCCTTCAAAACGGGAAAGAGTATGGTAGTCAAAGAGCTGCTTGGGGAACACAGCCTGCGTTCCAGTCCCCAAGACTCCCTTTATCAACTGCTGCCTGCGGTTTCAGAGGGTCTGGCACCTCcattacaaaatgaaacaaattaaaAGTCACCTGGTCTGTCACCTCCAGGGGTAAGTCTGGTTAAGGGGCCTTCTGTTTGGACACATAGGACAGGTCAGGCTGTTGATCCAGTGTCCAGATTCCCCAGGTCTGTTCAGGTGTCTGAAGGTGTGCTGGCTACCCCTAGTTGTCCtgtcgctctcgctctctctctctctctctctctctctctctctctctctctctctctcgtgtgtgtgtgtgtgtgtgtgtgtgtgtgtgtgtgagagagagagagagagagagagagagagagagagagagagagagctctgtaTTGACGAGGTCAATACAGTTTCCCTGTATTGACCAGTGGTTCTCTCTGGTTCGAGAATCCCCTGGCTTAAGACCTGTGCCTCGTCCTAGTGGAGACCTTGTCTCTGCCAGGTTGCTCACAGACACTGCccccctcaaaaaataaaataaaacccctcACCTGTCCATCCTACTCCCAGAGTGAGAGCACTTGCTTGTTTTGTTACTTGACTCTTGCTCAGGGTTGGTCCCTGGGTGGAGGTGAGGAAGGGCTTGGCTTCTCATTGGGAGAGGGAAATCGTTTCCCCGGGTGAGTGCTCCCTCTTCTCTGTGCCTGTTCCAAGCAGCCCCAAGGGAAGGGGAAAGTTTCCCTAGAGTGAGCCCAAAGGAAAGAAAGTtctattcctttctcttttatgaTGTATGTCTCATTTTCAACTAATGAACAGTATAATTGGAAAACTCAAAacccatcattttttttaaaaagtagaagaaCCATCCCTAGACCAGGCAGGGGGATCGTTGCCATGTGACACAGCAGGGACAGAATGGATTTTCCCTTCTGTCCAACTCTGACCAAGAAGATTTAAACATCCATTGGGTTCTTTATAAAAGGATTAAAGACAGCTGCTAAAAAAGATTTCCTTTGTCACCCAGTTGGTCccagatattagaaaaaaattgcaaaaggtaaaaagaaaaaaaaaagaaatataaacaggTTCCAATCTCTGGAGGTAGCTCAAAAAGTGTTTAACCACAAAGAACTGAATGGGACAAGACCTTTTGTACAAAGTAAAAGCTATCGTCACCATCTCTGATAATGAGACACAGTTAGACTTACAGATACCCCGCAAAACGTTGGTGTCTTACCCTCTGTCAGAAGAATATCTCTTAACTGGAAGTTCTGCCTCCAAACAAAGTCCAAAATACAGTTGGACTATCTCTCATATTGATGATAAAGGTTTCTGGGGATATGGGTAGAAAACAACTCACTAGGACTAGCCCAACACCAAGTTCCTATAATTGGTCAACTAAGCAGTTTGGCTACCCcagattaaaaaatatccaaTGACCCTGGAAACAAAAAGGGAAATTGCAGTACAGATTGCTACACTTGGAGAGACAGGAATCTTTGTGTGCTGCCAATCACCCAGGAATGTGCTTCTCCTGCCTGTGAAGAAAACTGTGACATCTTATTCTCATGAGTCTGAATCTTCTAAAGAAACAGGTCTACACTCTCTCAGACCTGAAAGATGCATTCTTCAGCCTCCCACTGGCAGAGGTGAGCGAACCATGTTTACTTTTAAACAGACAGACCAAGAGGGTGTTACAGCAGGCAACATACTTGATCCAGGTTACTCCAAGACACTAAATGCAGACTTCCTGCCCTTCTGTCGGAGGTTTCCTGGGGGAATAGATTATAAAGGGACCACTGAGGAACTGCTGCAAGAGTTACAGACCTGGGGCTACAGAATTTCAGCTAAGAAAGCTCAACTTTGTACATCATAGGCTACCGGCTGAGGTGAGGCAAAGGGAGCCTGTCTCAGAGTAGGATTGCTGTCATCCTTCAAATACCAACTCAAAAGACAGGTTTGAGAGTTCCCAAGTACTGTTAAGTATTGCTGCCTCTAGATAACAGAATTTGTGGAAATAGCAGGATCTCTATACACCAGCAAAAAGGGGGGACACTAAGTTCATAATCTGAACAGAGACTAAACCAAAACACATCTGAGGCTTTAAAAACAGCTCtgatagccgggcgtggtagcccacgcctttaattccagcactcgggaggcagaggcaggtggatttctgagttcgaggccagcctggtctacagagtgcgttccaggacagccagggctatacagaaaaaccctgtctccgcGGGGGACAGCTCTGATTTTGGCTCCAGCCCTAGCACTTCCAGACATCTCAAAACCTTTTTCATTGGTTTGTCCATGAAACAACAGATACTACAAAAGAGGTTTTAGCGTTAGGACCATGGAAACTTGTTCAAACAATTGGACACTATAGTCACAGGATGGCCCACCTGTCTAAGAGCTGTAGTGGCTACTGTTAGtctaatgaaaaacaaacaagttcACTCTGGGTCAAGATCTTATACTCACAGCATCCCGTGGCACAGCTGAGGCCCTCCTCCTCCGAGGAACACCAGAACACGGCTGTCTAATGCCTGTGTGACCCAGTGCCAGACCCTACTCCTGGCCCACCCTTGAGTCTAGTTTAAGAAACTCACCACCATCCTCCTGCTATCTTCTTGCCTGGTGACAACTCCCAGGGGCTCACCCATGACTGTCACGAGATGAAAGATGAATCCACGTATGTGGGAACTGCAGTTGTTCCTTTAACTTAAACATTTTGGACCCCAGCCAGGTACCAAAGCCCAGAGAGCAGAAGCAATCAATTTGACCCAGGCTCTCagacaggaaaaaggaaaggacaatTGCTATATTTTAACTACTGTGCATGTCCATGGTATGATATGTGGAGAACAAAGGCTTCTCACCACCGGGGGAAagatatgaaaaaacaaacagaaaatcttGGCCCCTGTAGAGGCTATTCATCTTCCCTTACAATTTGCTATCACGGGCCACTGACCTTGCTATCTGACAAATCACTCTAAGACCAGTGGGGCCTATTGATACTATGATAGCTACCCAGTGCTACTTGAGACTCCGTGGTAAGGAAGAAATGGACAGCTCAAACCCACAAGCTGATGATGAACAACAGACGGACAGACCATTCTCCCAGAAACATCTGCCAGGACTCTGGTAACTGACCTTCACCGGGCTCTGGAATCCACAAAACAGAGTCGCCCGGACCAAGGTTTCTCATACCTAGACAGCATGCCTAGCTCGGGATATTTTATTAGCTCAGGATATCTCAGCCAGATACCAGTTTTGTGCTCAAGTAAATCTAAAACAGATAGCCCTTACCCAGGATGGGGTCCAAATGAGTAACCAACACCCTATCAAACTCTGGGAAATCTGACTTCACGAACATCTGGCCCTCCAGGGGAGGGTGAAAGTACTTGATAGTTTTTTTATAGAAACTATCCATCTTTTCCATGTAGGTAGAACCAGTCTGCACCTGGACTAAAACTGCTCAAAGAATAGCTTAAAAGCTCCTCCAGCAACTGGTTCCCTAACTGGGTCTCCCTCTAGCCAATGGGATTTAACAATGACCTGGCTCTAACAGGCCAAATTTTCCAATTAATAGTTAAAGCTTCAGTAATAAATTGAAATTTTCACTGTACATATAGACCTTAGATTTCTGGACaggtagaaaaaaataacaagatttaaaaaaaaaattttattccaAAACTCTCAAGAGTCCAGCAACTCTACTGAcctttttttgctttgctttgggccTGCTGCACACCATATAAGAAGGGATTTACCCCGTATGAGATTATGTTTGGAAGACCTCCCCTGCTGCTTCCCCGGCTCAGAGACCAGCGCTTGGCAGAACTCTCTACTTCTTTCTCAAGTCACTACAGACATTCCAGTCCTCCATAAAGGCTATTCACTGGGCTATCCAAGCTTGCTTCTAAGTCCACCACCAGTTTCCCCTTGCTTGAGTCTGCAGGTACTCTCTGAGTCAAGCAAGTGGCCAAGGGGACACTGAAACCAACTTGGACAGAATGCTACAAAGTGCTTCTCTTCATTCCTTAGGCTGTGAAGATGGCTGGCATTACACCAGGGATCCACCACTCTCAAGTCAAGAAAGTCATGGATGATGGTGCCAACTGGACTGTCTCCAGAcctattaaaatgaaattttagtcTTGCTCTTCTACTCTCTGCTCCTCTACATCCTCTTAAGTCTTGTGTTTTATTCTATGGGTATGAATATAGGGTTgtggcccctcccccacagccctcAGGCCTGGAACTAGTTAGTAACTGAGAAAGATGGATACAGGGACGGTGTTAACCAGTGTGACTATAAACCACTAACCCATAATCATCTTGATCTCTGCTCACTGATGCCCACTTTAAGTGTTTGGTtgcatttaaaaagcaaagataTGGGAGTTTATCTTTTGAGATAGAAATGCAGTGTTTATCATTCTATTCCTGCACTGAAGCTGGGCCCCTTGGTTACCAGAAACAAGAGAGTTTCCACTGCAAAAATTGGTGTTATGAGACTAAGGCTTCCTGAAATGTCCTTTTAAAAGGTTCTGGCCTTTGGAAAGCCTGGGAAAATCAGACTCTATGCTACAGGAAGGAACAGAATCTATCAGGGGATAGAGTTAATTATTCCCAGGCAAAAATCAGTCAGGATTGCTGGTTATCCTTAGGCACCCAGCACTCAAACTACATAGGATAAGAGCGAACCACACTGTCCTCCCATAGACTGACAAAACTCACTGTGACTGGGGCAgcccaaattaacattagagAATTTACAAGAGACTAAAATGTGTCTAATATCCAAAACCTTCAAGCTACACACTTCCTTATTCTGATGCCTGTCCTTCAGCCTTGTGGGCTAACTCATCTGGAAATCAGCAATACTACTGAGACTACTTGATGAACGTGTACTAATGGTTTGACTAAAAGTGCCTCTTCTGATGCTTTCCAAACTAAGTAGACAGATTGATCAGGCCTTGTAGGTATTAAAAGCTTCTGCTTCTGAATTAAAACAACAGTTAAATTCCCTTGCAGAGACATCCTCCAAAGTTGAAGAGGCTTTGACTTAGTTCTCCTGAGATAAAGGAAACTATGTATGGCTTTGAAAGAAACCTGTTATCTCTATGCTAATTATTCAAGagtatttagaaagaaaaaaaaacctaactcaagtttgggaaaacaaaaaaacaaaaacaaaaacctcagtactctggaggcaaagacaggaaggtctctgtgagtttgaagccagcctaatctacagagtgaggtctaggacagccagagctacacagagaaactctgtctcaaagaaagaaagaaagaaagaaagaaagaaagaaagaaagaaagaaagaaagaaagaaagaaagagaaaagaacaaagagaagaaaaaggaagaaagatagaaagaatgagtaaaaacaaaggaaggaatgaaagaaggaaggaacacaAAAAGAGACATgacaaagaccaaaaaaaaaaaaatcacacaatatcAGTATTTGTTCTTTTGGTCACCCTGGCTAGCTACTCTGCTATCTACACTGGCTGAGCCTTTAAGTCACATTCTGATTAGGTTAACATTGGGATCTTGTATCTTAAACTAAAACAGGATAAGTCCACAACTTGACTCATTCACAAAGACCAGTGGGGAAAGCAACAGGGTCCCAGACCTTAGTAGGCCCCAAGACCTTAGCACTCCTGACTCCATGACAGAAGTACCACTCAGGCTATAGAACTCAGCATTTAAACAGTCACACcagccaaaatgaaaacaaagacctcaTTCATCAAAGTCCATAGCTCTGGGAAAGGCTCTAAAGGTACTAACCtagctttttggcttctgtagttctgcttctggctaactgttcttgttaactgaagcaTGTTAacagctcaccctgagaaaggctcagtgGTACACGAGCATCCCAAACATCCAGTGTCCCACTGTAGTCACCTGCCGACTAATAAAGATCTTCTGTTGGCTTACACCGGTGTCTAGGCAGTCTTCTCTGGTAGATAACCCACAATGCCTCAATGTCTCCCTAGCACTGGCCTCCAGGATGGACTTGCAGATGCAACTATCACTTCCCTCCTCCACAGTTGTGTTCTTACCATGGATAGAGACTGAAGGACATGGCAGTCTGCACACTGAGCCCTCCCACCCTGCATGATGATCCTACCACACTACTGGTCCTACCGTCCCGCACCAGAAACTGAACATGTATTCGTTCCACTCCTAAATTCCCTTCCATTCCCTTTTTCATCTGTCCTTGTTCTAATCTTCCACTGGTTTAGCCTGTGTGTCCCATTGGGTGATAATGCTTGTGATGCACACAGGGTTGTGCGGAGGAATAACGTCATCCTCTATGTGTAAACCATTAGTGACTAATACCAAGCTCCTACCAGGGACTTGCATTTTTGTAGGGCTGAAGATGCGCCTCCATTTCTATTAGGAAGAAATTGTCAATCTAGTGATCACAActagaatgaaaagaaataatttattagAACAAATCAGGGGATGTGTATTCAGATAAATCATGCAGAGGAGGGGGTGGTGACTCTGGAAACAGTCTCTTAGTCTGAAGGCATCTAGCGATGTTTCACCCTCAAAGTGAAGAGGAAGGAGATATGGTCTATTGGCAGGAGGGCCAGGGGAGGGGTCCCAGGAAGAGAGTGCATTGGCTTAGGGGTAGAAACAGACTGCCCAGCGGGTCAATTGGGGACCTGTGTCTGATGTCCTGTCATCCAGAGAAAGACATGGTGATTTAGAGGAGAGAATGGCAGGATGCCAAACAAGAGGCCTTGAGAGTAAAGCAGGAATGCAGAATCTTTGAGGAAAACGAAGCTGTGTGGATTTTCACATTAACAGGATTCCATGGCTGCCCTGACTAAACAGGACGGGGCAGATCCTAGAGCTGTGAAGAGAATGGTGTGTTTGTAAGCTTTCCATCACTGTGGAAAAATACCGGAGACAAACAATTCAGAAGGAGAGGTCTAGTCAGAGTCAAGGTTCGAGTTCACACTGCTATTTGGCTCTGCTGCTTTTAGCCTGTGGTGACAGTGGGCATCATGGAGCAAATGCACGCTGAGGGAGGCCTGTTCACCTCACGGCAGCTGGGAGGGAAGCATGAGGCCAGGGGATGCGTCAAGGTGCCAATAACCATTTCAGATGCACAGCTCCAATGTCCTGTCTTCTACAAGGCTCTGCCTCCTACATGGTCCATCATACCTGTGTAACCCCATCAGCTGAGGACCAAGGCTTTAACTGTGAGTCTGAGTGAGAGACATTCCATGCACAGATTGTACTTAAGTGGAAAGGGCTGCTACATCCTAAAGGAGGTGGTGGTTGCTTGAACCAGGTAGCTCCTATGAGCACATGTGTTTGATGCATGTGGACAGTCAGGAtaaagggggttgggggaggagaggaggcagaggactCACTTTGCTGAGCAGTCTTGCATTTTGATCCAACCCCAGTTGTGTATTTTAGCTTTTGTTTCCTGTTGCGGTGGACTGGGTCGTATTCAAGTACATATAGTTTCACAGATTCAAGGTCCGAAGCCTGCCCCCTGTtctccagtgttttttttttaattgattctttgtgaatttcatatcatgtatcccactcatctccctgtcgcTCCATAtgtgccctccacccttgcaaactcccctccaaaagaaaacaacaacagcaatgcAAACATCTCACTATGGAAGCTGTGTTGTGTCGTACAGCTTTGCTTGCAAGTGTTTATTGCAATGAGTCAATATTCTGGTTcgagacctctggcttctgctacactatcaatcctggtcctcactgggactcctctcagatatcctgtggttGCCTTGTATCATGGATATCCTGCTGCTTTGGTTTCCATAGGACAAGccccttcatgtgctccagcagttcatagatggaggAGATGTTGGAGTGGGCcgactcagagccctggatctgggtctggaTGGTAGCTGAATTGCTTAGCCTActcgctctttttttttttttttttttttttttggcctcgaactcagaaatctgcctgcctctgcctcccaagtgctggaattaaggtgtgcaccaccactgcccagcagcctACTTGCTCTCTTACACCTGCACCACCAGGAAGAGCTCTTCTATTTTGCCCAGGCAAGGGGGCCAGACAAGGggcggggccagctctcctgcctacCTGCGGTAGTGGTATTtgtaggaataataataataatgatgatgatgatgatagtaatggtccattttcaaaatgaaaatgcttTGAGGCAGGTTAAGTCTATCTACAGATGAACAAAAAGCCTGAGCCCCTACTAGATTTTGGTAGTCTACTCACCCCAACCAAAACTAAGAGTAGAACAGAGAGTTGCTAACAGCCAAGCCTGCTTATTATCTGCAGATGTGACAAGGTCATGTATCCAATATGCTTTCAAATAAACAGGATGATCATGAACTGCCTGGCTTCACCTTGTTGGGTCTCCTGTTCTTGCCATTATGAAGTAGGAGTCCATGATTCTCACAGTATTGACTGGCTGAAGACCCCCCATTTGACACTTTCATCCATTCTGAGCTGGTCGGCTCTTTAGCCCAAAACCACTCACAAGGGATGCTCTCATGGAGTCATGGGAACGGACGTGAGACTTAGTTGGAGAAAGGTCAGCAAAGTTGAAAGAAAGGCTGTGGATTGGGGGAGCACAGGTAGCCCCTTGGAGAAGTGTTGTCAGATAAAGAACAAAATGATGTAATTTGGGGGAAATGAGCAGAATTGGAGATTGATATAAGCAGAGTAATTTAGACTAGAAATTCACAAATGCCATGCTGTCTTCCATACGTGGAATGCAGGTTtctttatgcacacacatacacacacacacacacacacacacacacacacacacacacaacatgaaaGAAGGTAGGAGACAGGAAAAGAAGGGGCAGGGAAGATGGACGAAGATAATGGGAATGTTTATGAGCAAAATGTGTGGTGTACTGGACTGAAAGATTGTTAAGCAGTTCCTTCACAGACTGAACAGACactaataaatacaatttaaaaaaaaaggctgtggTCTGCTAGGGCTGTTGGATGGACACCTCCCCCATGAGCCTCTGATGGACCCTGACAGTGTCACACACAACAGGTGTCTAAATCACAGACGTTTCCTCTTTCCGTTCAGCAGGCCAGAATCTGAAATTGGATGCTCTGTGGTGAAATGCCCCTCCAGAGAGCCAGGGACTGTTCATCTCTCACCTCTCCAGGTGGTGGAAGCTATTGACATGCTAACCTCCTGCCCTGTgaatcttgtctctgcctctgcagtcGCATGAACTTTCCCTTGATCTGCAACacatctccctctgcttctctcaTGGAGGGACAATTGAAATTGGATGTGAGGACCAGTTGTGTAATGCAGGATTGTCCCTGCTCTGCAATATCCTTTATGTAGTCACTCGGTGAAACTGAGTGTGGTGTTTCATGCCTGttgtcctagcacttgggaggtaggagggtcAGGACTTCAAGCTCATCCTTAGCTACAAAACTAGTTCAAAGTCAATCTGAACTGCATGCAACTATGTCCTAAAGAAATCTGTAAATAAGTATAAATAACTTGCTTTATTTCCTCTTGAAAGCAGCAGCTTCACATTAAAGGAAGAGTGGTTGCAATTAAAAAATAGTCCAGGGATATGGACAAACATCTCTCCAAAGCCAGACACGTGCATAGTCAATATACATGTGACAAAATGCTCAACATAACCAGGCATTTGAAGTGCAATTCAGAGCCTCAAACTAGAGGCTGGGAATGCATCCCAGTTGGAAGAGAGCTTGTCCAGCCTCATATAAAACCAGCATGGTGGCTGTGATGGTTTGGGTGAGAATGTTCCCCATGGCATCAtcgatttgaatgtttggtcaccAGGGAATGGCGCTATTTGAAAGAATAAGGAGGTGCAGCCTTATTGGAGGACGAGTGTTACTGGAAGCGAGCTTTGAGGTTCTCAGAAGTCCAAGCCAGGTCCAGTGGccctctcttcttgctgcctgtggatcgggatatagaattctcagcaatttctccaacaccatgcctgcttgcATGCTAACATGCTTTCTTCCATGACAATACAAACTAAACCTCTGATACTGCAAGCAGGTCTCacttaaatgtttttcttcattaacaGCTGCTATGatcagtgtctcttcacatcgatagaaatcctaactaaaacagtAGCCCTTGCTTAcaattccagcatttggaagataGCAGCAGGGATATCAGAAGTGTAACATGGATACATGGTGAGTTCAGGGCAGACTGAGAATTATAAACACAAgcgtaaatacataaataaaatcagcATTGTTGTGTTGTTCCCAGGAAAGCAGATGGAATGGACATCATCGTGTTTGGTGATGTAAGCCAGACCAAGAAGTACAGGTAGGAAATATTTTCTACTGTGTGCTATTGAGTTTGGGATCCCTAAGAAAAGACCATAGACTCAATCCAATTAAAGCTAAAAAAAATTGCTTAGCTACTGCCAGCAGGATAACAGGACAACAGTCTCTGAGGCAAATTTGCAATGGACTGAAAAAAGAGGGTAAGGGAAGGATTGCTAAATGTGAAACCCACAAGAAGACTTTCAATACCTACAAGCAATCAAAGACTAGTCTGTTCTGCCAAGTGAAGTGGCTAAggcaactcaaaaaaaaaatcctttgggtACCTGCGTAAGCAGGTTATTGAAGCCAAAAATGCAATTAGTCGTATCATCACCAGTAGATGGCCATAGCTGTACATTTCAGAGTGGGGTTCACTGAGTCAGGGATTCTAGGAACTTATCATCCATGGAttggagtcagagacagaggtTAGTGGGTGCTGGGCATAAAATGGGGTTTCTTTAGCCATCATAACACAAGAACATGAAAACAGGAGAGAGACAAGTAGGGATATTGGGGAAACGGGCTGGTGGAATGGGACTGATGTGTAAGAGAGAACAGTAGAGGGATAAATGTGATCAAATCACACTCAgcacatgcatgaaaatgtcaACATGACCCCTCAAAATGAACACATGCCAACAATAACCTACAACCACAATCACATACCACTTCATGCCCACTTCAAGAATAACTATTG
This Mus musculus strain C57BL/6J chromosome 7, GRCm38.p6 C57BL/6J DNA region includes the following protein-coding sequences:
- the Siglech gene encoding sialic acid binding Ig-like lectin H isoform X12, with translation MQSRFHFSGDCSLDIRDAQKGDNGSYFFRLEKGGKTWNFCEERISVHVTDNSQNSTAHVSGRVGPGKPRPLADVVQVAMGEAAIKFLLLGICFFFLRLCLLTQQEIPYEESGETSNTHGSGTRCHGLVSQGFTPYEIMFGRPPLLLPRLRDQRLAELSTSFSSHYRHSSPP
- the Siglech gene encoding sialic acid binding Ig-like lectin H isoform X11, producing MCSVPWACERGTPPIFSWMSAALISLGPTTTLSSVLTLTPRLQDHGTNLTCQVTFPGAGVTVQKTIQLNVTYNSQNSTAHVSGRVGPGKPRPLADVVQVAMGEAAIKFLLLGICFFFLRLCLLTQQEIPYEESGETSNTHGSGTRCHGLVSQGFTPYEIMFGRPPLLLPRLRDQRLAELSTSFSSHYRHSSPP